A genomic window from Thermodesulfobacteriota bacterium includes:
- a CDS encoding lipopolysaccharide kinase InaA family protein, whose product MSLREDNIDWHLRDGEEPRLLKVLSGHTDGFEVVKDNKARTVWALEAEGKRLYMKRYKLSGTAEKMKNSILPSKARVEYDAANTLISKGIPTTIPVAYGEKRKGGLLRGAWLVTEEISGVRPLIECLPEMEGEERGAALEKLAALAATLHENGVYHRDFHCGNVLVRRVAGKPPELYVIDLHRISFLKEMPYEKRVNNLAHLLYSVYAMMSPEERRSVIENYSIACGGDGGDSAGALFGDVEKRIKGVRRRHMRSRTERCLKDSTGFDVVAKGEERCFVRKGRSYEDVKTLIAKHMELEEKGASALVKKDRYVTASIVSGEGGGGGEFFVKRYINKGVRDLLSASRARKGWVGANGLVVRGVATPPPVACVERKGESFLITEKADALEMDRFLIKNFGP is encoded by the coding sequence ATGAGTTTACGCGAGGATAATATCGACTGGCATTTGAGGGACGGGGAGGAGCCTCGCCTTCTGAAGGTCCTCTCCGGGCATACGGACGGTTTCGAGGTGGTAAAGGACAACAAGGCCAGGACCGTATGGGCGCTGGAGGCGGAAGGTAAAAGGCTCTACATGAAGCGCTATAAGCTCTCCGGCACGGCCGAGAAGATGAAAAACTCCATCCTGCCGTCGAAGGCGAGAGTGGAGTATGACGCCGCCAATACCCTTATCTCAAAAGGCATTCCCACGACGATCCCGGTGGCTTACGGGGAGAAAAGAAAAGGGGGGCTTCTCAGGGGGGCCTGGCTCGTAACCGAAGAGATAAGCGGGGTCAGGCCGCTCATAGAGTGCTTGCCCGAGATGGAGGGGGAAGAGAGAGGAGCGGCGTTAGAAAAACTCGCGGCCCTGGCCGCCACACTCCATGAAAACGGCGTCTACCACAGGGACTTCCACTGCGGCAACGTGCTCGTCCGTAGAGTCGCGGGCAAACCTCCGGAGCTCTACGTCATAGACCTCCACAGGATATCCTTCCTGAAGGAGATGCCGTACGAGAAGAGGGTCAATAACCTCGCCCACCTCTTATACTCCGTGTATGCGATGATGAGTCCGGAAGAGAGAAGGAGCGTTATCGAAAATTATTCTATCGCCTGCGGCGGAGACGGCGGTGACAGCGCCGGGGCGCTGTTCGGGGACGTCGAGAAACGGATAAAGGGCGTAAGGCGGCGGCACATGAGGAGCAGGACCGAGAGGTGCCTTAAAGACAGTACGGGCTTCGACGTCGTCGCTAAGGGGGAGGAAAGGTGCTTTGTAAGGAAGGGGCGTTCGTATGAAGACGTTAAGACCCTTATAGCGAAGCACATGGAGCTTGAGGAGAAAGGGGCTTCGGCCCTCGTCAAGAAGGACCGGTACGTAACGGCGTCAATCGTGTCCGGTGAGGGAGGGGGGGGAGGGGAGTTTTTCGTCAAGCGCTATATCAATAAAGGCGTACGGGACCTCCTCTCCGCATCGAGGGCCAGGAAGGGATGGGTCGGCGCGAACGGGCTGGTGGTGAGGGGCGTGGCAACGCCGCCTCCAGTGGCGTGCGTCGAGAGAAAAGGAGAGAGCTTCCTCATAACCGAAAAGGCGGACGCGCTCGAGATGGACAGGTTCCTCATAAAGAACTTCGGCCC
- a CDS encoding glycosyltransferase family 4 protein, which translates to MRVCFLVHKGFDLRYRCLEYMDSFKEHGVEVDVLRVEGNLLKRYANFFRLGGYDVVIIQRKVLSSLDGFAVRKMAGSVIFDFDDAIMYRSSKWGDPHSPSKMERFERMIRMSDRVFAGNSFLKAEAARFTSEGNVAVVPTVVDLKKYSLKDYDRAGDTVTIGWLGSGGTIPYLEGLKPALEKLGERYPNVRLKIVCDRFFDCDNMEVVKKQWSADDEVEDLKSFDIGVMPLTDDIWTRGKCGLKLLQYMGVGLPVVCSPVGANRDIVADGVNGFWASTEDEWVEKLSTLVEDAVLRRRMGMAGYERVRDSYSVEAVFPTILNVVRELAA; encoded by the coding sequence GTGAGGGTATGCTTCCTGGTCCATAAGGGCTTCGACTTGAGGTACAGGTGTCTGGAGTACATGGACTCCTTTAAAGAGCACGGTGTGGAGGTGGACGTCCTGAGAGTCGAGGGGAACCTCCTTAAGAGGTACGCCAACTTCTTTCGCTTGGGCGGGTATGACGTGGTAATAATCCAGAGGAAGGTCCTTTCCTCTCTCGACGGCTTTGCCGTAAGGAAGATGGCTGGGAGCGTTATCTTCGACTTCGACGATGCGATTATGTACCGCTCTTCGAAGTGGGGGGACCCGCACTCGCCGTCGAAGATGGAAAGGTTTGAAAGGATGATAAGGATGTCCGACAGGGTCTTCGCCGGGAATTCGTTCCTCAAGGCCGAGGCCGCGAGATTTACCTCCGAGGGTAACGTCGCCGTAGTCCCGACCGTTGTGGACTTGAAGAAGTACAGCCTGAAGGACTACGACAGGGCCGGCGACACCGTCACGATCGGCTGGCTCGGGAGCGGGGGGACCATCCCGTACCTCGAAGGGTTGAAACCCGCGTTGGAGAAGCTCGGCGAGAGGTACCCGAACGTCCGCCTCAAGATAGTCTGCGACAGGTTCTTCGACTGCGACAATATGGAGGTGGTCAAGAAACAATGGTCGGCCGACGACGAGGTCGAGGACCTGAAGAGCTTCGACATAGGTGTCATGCCGCTTACGGACGACATCTGGACGAGGGGGAAGTGCGGGCTAAAACTCCTTCAGTACATGGGTGTGGGCCTCCCGGTCGTCTGCTCTCCGGTGGGCGCGAACAGGGACATAGTGGCCGACGGGGTAAACGGCTTTTGGGCGAGCACCGAGGACGAGTGGGTGGAAAAGCTCTCGACCCTTGTGGAGGACGCCGTGTTAAGGAGGAGGATGGGCATGGCCGGGTACGAGAGGGTCAGGGATAGCTACTCCGTGGAAGCGGTCTTCCCGACGATACTTAATGTGGTGCGGGAGCTTGCCGCATAG